The genomic segment TGCCCGACGAGACGCGGGAGGGCACGGAGAAGCGGTCGCTCTCCGGCGAGGTGGCGGCCCGGCCGCGTTCGACCTGCTGGTCCTGCCAGAGCGTGCCCGGCGGGGGAGGGGAGAGACCCTCCGGCTTGTCGAGGCCGTTATAGCCCGGCAGCAGGGCAAAGCCGTAGCGCTCGTAGGGCATGGCGCCGGCCCCGTTGACGCGCCGCGCCACCAGGGGCGGCCGCGCGGTCACGGGCTCGCGGGCGTAGCTGCCGGGCGCGACCGGCTCGGTGAGCGCCCGCTGCAGCGAGGATGGCGGGTAGCGCAGGGGATTGTCGAGGGGCACGCTTAGCGGGAACTCGTTGCGCTGGACCGCCGCCGGCACCGTTCCGGTCTGGGCGCCGATCGTGGCCGCGTCCGGCCGGGGTACGCGGCCGTAGGAGGGGGCGTCGGGTTTCGGCTCCGGTCGCGTTTCCGCCCGCGCGGGCGATCGCGGGGGCTGCGGCGCGGCGCAGGGCAGCGGCGGCCCGCCGGTATCCTCGCGGAACAGCATGTCGACGACCTTCGGGAATAGCCCGTCGTAGCGGTTCACCGTTTCGAGATAGGGGCGCTGGCGCTTCAGCCGTTGCAGCGTCAGGGCGTAGCCGAACACCGTGGTCTCGCTCGGCATCCAGGCGACGGCGCGCTGAAACCATTCGAGCGCCGTGTCGAACTGGCAGGAATTGTAGGCGTACCACGCCAGACCCTGCGCACCCTCGCCGGAAGCGGAGGCGATCACGACCTTGGCGTAGCGCTCGATCCGCGCGGGCTCGATGAAGGGTGGGTTGGCCAGCGTCAGCTTGCGTTCGAGCACGTCGATGAACAGCAGCTCGTTGCCGACGAAGCGGTCGCGCCAGGCATAGGCGACCTCTTCCGCCTCACGCAGCATGTTCAGTTCGCGCAGGGTGTGGGCAAGGCCGTGGGCGACCATGGCGTCGCCGCCGCGGCCGATGGCGAGCTTGAACCACTCCAGCGCCTCGCGGAACTGGCGCCGCTTGTAGGCGTACCAGCCGAGCAGGCCGGTCTGGCTCGGGTCGCCGCTCTTGCGGGCATAAGTCTGGAAGGCGGTGAGGTCGGCCAGGGTCGGCGTCTGGGCCGGCTCGTCGTGCAGGAAGGCGGCGATGCGGGCGCGGGTGATGTCGAGGCGGATCGCGTCGAATTCCGAAGCGCCCTCCGGGTTGGAGCGCCCCATGGCGA from the Methylorubrum extorquens genome contains:
- a CDS encoding conserved exported protein of unknown function (Evidence 4 : Unknown function but conserved in other organisms); its protein translation is MAAPSGALLGALLLASAAPAMAQGGAAPESATRLIYGDGARAPAIVVDPETGVTPGMVDESALRYYASQKQTARMKAEIARLKRLYPGWTEPGDLDTLQPSPPEEAPLWDLFTAGRFQDLRAAIAARRSLEPNWQPSDELARKLRRAEFRASIKATAEKSGPGRNADEVVALYRADPSALDTTDLESLWIIADALATTGAGEDAFDLYKSVLDGPADAGARLATIQKAMSHLKMDQAERLIAMGRSNPEGASEFDAIRLDITRARIAAFLHDEPAQTPTLADLTAFQTYARKSGDPSQTGLLGWYAYKRRQFREALEWFKLAIGRGGDAMVAHGLAHTLRELNMLREAEEVAYAWRDRFVGNELLFIDVLERKLTLANPPFIEPARIERYAKVVIASASGEGAQGLAWYAYNSCQFDTALEWFQRAVAWMPSETTVFGYALTLQRLKRQRPYLETVNRYDGLFPKVVDMLFREDTGGPPLPCAAPQPPRSPARAETRPEPKPDAPSYGRVPRPDAATIGAQTGTVPAAVQRNEFPLSVPLDNPLRYPPSSLQRALTEPVAPGSYAREPVTARPPLVARRVNGAGAMPYERYGFALLPGYNGLDKPEGLSPPPPGTLWQDQQVERGRAATSPESDRFSVPSRVSSGNGQNGKGFP